AAGTTCTCTGGATGTCAAGAGTAGGTAAGGTTCTTCGCGTTGCATCGAATTAAACCACATGCTCCACCGCTTGTGCGGGCCCCCGTCAATTCATTTGAGTTTTAACCTTGCGGCCGTACTCCCCAGGCGGTCGACTTAACGCGTTAGCTCCGGAAGCCACGCCTCAAGGGCACAACCTCCAAGTCGACATCGTTTACGGCGTGGACTACCAGGGTATCTAATCCTGTTTGCTCCCCACGCTTTCGCACCTGAGCGTCAGTCTTTGTCCAGGGGGCCGCCTTCGCCACCGGTATTCCTCCAGATCTCTACGCATTTCACCGCTACACCTGGAATTCTACCCCCCTCTACAAGACTCTAGCCTGCCAGTTTCGAATGCAGTTCCCAGGTTGAGCCCGGGGATTTCACATCCGACTTGACAGACCGCCTGCGTGCGCTTTACGCCCAGTAATTCCGATTAACGCTTGCACCCTCCGTATTACCGCGGCTGCTGGCACGGAGTTAGCCGGTGCTTCTTCTGCGGGTAACGTCAATTGCTGAGGTTATTAACCTCAACACCTTCCTCCCCGCTGAAAGTACTTTACAACCCGAAGGCCTTCTTCATACACGCGGCATGGCTGCATCAGGCTTGCGCCCATTGTGCAATATTCCCCACTGCTGCCTCCCGTAGGAGTCTGGACCGTGTCTCAGTTCCAGTGTGGCTGGTCATCCTCTCAGACCAGCTAGGGATCGTCGCCTAGGTGAGCCGTTACCCCACCTACTAGCTAATCCCATCTGGGCACATCTGATGGCAAGAGGCCCGAAGGTCCCCCTCTTTGGTCTTGCGACGTTATGCGGTATTAGCTACCGTTTCCAGTAGTTATCCCCCTCCATCAGGCAGTTTCCCAGACATTACTCACCCGTCCGCCGCTCGTCACCCAGGAGCAAGCTCCCTGTGCTACCGCTCGACTTGCATGTGTTAGGCCTGCCGCCAGCGTTCAATCTGAGCCATGATCAAACTCTTCAATTTAAGTTTGATGCTCGTGAATTAAACTTCGTAATGAATTACGTATGTTCACTCAGAGACTTGGTATTCATTTATTGTCTTTCGACATTAAGAATCCATGTCACTTTGAGTGCCCACACAGATTGTCTGATAAATTGTTAAAGAGCAGTGCAACGCGGCTTTCGCTCACCGTTGCGAGGTCCCGTATAATACGTTTTCCTCTTTCAGAGTCAAGCGATTATTTCGCGCTTTTCCCTGCTGACCCGGCGGCTTGTTTGCCGTTGTTCCGTGTCAGTGGAGGCGCATTATAGGGAGTTCTTCGGCGGTGACAAGAGTAAATTTGAAAAAAATAATCAACCGTACTTTTTTTCACCAAAAGACCCGTCTTTTAGCCAGAAATTGCGCTAATTGTCGTTTTACCAACCACAACTATCCTGCAGATGGCATACTTACTAGCATTAAGAATCAAGGAATATGCGTTATGCCATTGAGCGCGCAACAGCTGGCGGCACAAAAAAACCTCTCCTATGTGCTGGCAGAAAAACTGGCCCAGCGGATCCTGGCGGGTGAATATCTGCCAGGCAGCATCTTGCCGGGCGAACTGGAACTGGGTGAGCAGTTTGGCGTAAGCCGAACTGCCGTGCGTGAAGCTGTGAAAACCTTAACCGCGAAAGGGATGGTTCTTCCCCGCCCACGCATCGGTACGCGGGTGATGCCTCAGAGCAACTGGAACTTCCTCGATCAGGAGCTGCTATCCTGGTGGATGACGGAAGATAACTTCCATCAGGTCATCGACCATTTTCTGGTGATGCGCAGCAGCCTGGAGCCGCAGGCCTGCCTGCTGGCTGCCACCATCGGAACGGCAGAGCAAAAAGCGCGATTAAATACC
This genomic stretch from Leclercia sp. AS011 harbors:
- a CDS encoding FadR/GntR family transcriptional regulator, with the translated sequence MPLSAQQLAAQKNLSYVLAEKLAQRILAGEYLPGSILPGELELGEQFGVSRTAVREAVKTLTAKGMVLPRPRIGTRVMPQSNWNFLDQELLSWWMTEDNFHQVIDHFLVMRSSLEPQACLLAATIGTAEQKARLNTLMDEMVHLKKHFNRERWIEVDMAWHEHIYEMSGNPFLTSFASLFHSVYHTYFTSITQDEVVKLDLHQAIVDAIQDSDGLLAMTASQALLAAPAR